GAAGAAATCAAAACCCTGACTGTTTTAGAATTGTCTGAATTGGTAAAAGCTATTGAAGAAGAATTTGGTGTTTCCGCTGCTGCTCCCGTTGCAGTTGTTGGTGCTGCTGCACCCGGCGCTGCTGCTGCAGAAGAAAAATCCGACTTCGACGTTGTACTTGCTGAAGCAGGTGCTGAAAAGATTAAGGTTATCAAAGTTGTTCGTGAACTCACCGGCCTCGGCTTGAAGGAAGCTAAAGACCTCGTTGACGGCGCTCCCAAGACCTTGAAAGAAGCAGTAGCAAAAGACGCTGCTGAAGAAATGAAAGCTAAACTTGAAGAAGTTGGCGCTAAGGTTGAATTGAAATAATTTCAGCTTAAATAATTTAAAGGGCTAAACGAAGGTTTAGCCCTTTTTTACAAAAAAAGGAGTATTTTCCATGAAAAAAAGAGTATTTGGTCTTATTTTGGCGGTTGTGTTGCTGGTTTCAGCGCTGCCTGCCTTCGCACAAACCTATAATCTGCAGGACTTAGGTGTTTCGTATGACCTGCCTGACACCTGGAAGCAGGTTTCGGGCGAGGGTGCAATGTTTACCTATCAGCATCAGAATAATCCAAGTGAAGTAATCTCCATTACGGTCGGAGACATGCCGGGCATGACAGATGTTTCGCAGTATCCAAAAGACCAATTAGAGGGTTTATGTGCGGAGCTTCTGAGCGATAATGCCATTGCACAGCGCTATGCACAGGCGATGGGCATGAATATCTATGTGCAGGAGGACGAGGTTTCCAAACAATACGCACACTGGAATACCAACAATTTCTATACCTACGAAAAGTTTTTCTATATCTGGACAGACGGTGTAGAAAAAATCAAGCTGTATCACGGTGTATTTATTGCCATTGCAAACGAAAAAATGTATGTGTTTGAATACAGACATAATAACACCGGCATCCACAGTGCGGATTTTTCAGCATTTATCAAGAGCCTGCAGTTTGCGGATACCACCATTAAAATTTATATCAACAATCAGCAGATTTTCCCGGACAGCAATCCGGTGCTTGTAAATGACAGAACCTTAGTGCCTATCCGTGCGGTGGCAGAAGCGATGGGTTATACTGTAAACTGGTATGAGGAACAGCAGTTGGTGGAACTGGTTTCCCCAAAAAACGGCAATGTATTAATTTTCGGCATTGATAAATCCAATTACGCAAGAGGTCATGTGAATGCCGCACCGGAGGCGTATACCTTTTCTATGCTGGATGTGCCGGCGCAGATTATCGGCTCCCGTACCTACCTGCCCCTGCGTGCAGTAGCGGAAGGCATGGACGCGGTTGTGCGTTGGGACGGTACAACCAATTCTGTACATATTACATATTAATGCAGAAAGATTGCGATGAAAATCGCAATCTTTTTTTAAATTATAAAAAAATTTAAAAAAAGGGTTGACTTTTTTGTTGAGTTGGTTTATATTGGAGTTGATTTTAAAAACGATTGGGGATGAATTGCATGGAAGCCATAAAATGGTTATGCAAGTTTTTAAAAGGACACTGGGGAAAGATTATTTTTTCGGCTGTAATCATTTTTCTGCATGTTGTAGCGGTTTTTGTTACACCCTACATCAGCGGTTACCTGGTTGACTCTATTGTCTCGGGCGATATGTTTACCGGCAACACAAAAAAGATTCTCACCACGGCCATTGCCCTTTTAATCGGCGGCTCATTGGTGCGTCAGATTACCTGGTACATTCGATGCCTGCTGATGGAATGGACGGCACAGACGGTGGTTATGAACATCCGCGGTGCGTTGTTTGAACGTCTGCAAAAGTTGGACTTCGGCTTTTTCAGCAGTAACCGGACCGGTGATTTAATGGCGCGCATGACAGGCGATATGGATGCAATCCGTTTGGTTATTTCCAGTACCATTCCGTGCTTATTGCAACAAGTTTTGGTTTTTGTGGTGGGTGTCGGCACCGTGTTTTTCGTAAGCCCGATTCTGGGCTGTTCTTTGATGCTTTTAGTGCCTTTGATTACCTTTCTGGTGTTCAAAATGGCAAAAACCAATAAGCCCATTTTTATCAACATGCGTGAAGCTATGGCAAAGCTCAATTCCATGGTAGAAGAAAACATCAGCGGGAATCGCGTGGTAAAAGCATACAACAAGCAAAAAGAAGAAATTAAAAAATTTGACGAATTCAACAACGGCTACAGCAATGCGTTTTTGGATTTTGCAAAAAGCTATGCAAAATTCTATCCGCTTATTCATTTCCTTGTGGAAATGTTTACGGTGTTGGTTATTTTAGTGGGCGGTACGGTTGTTATTTTAGGCCATGCATCCATTGGTCAGCTCACCACTGTAAACGGTATTTTGTGGTGCATTACAACACCTATTTTAACCCTGCCCGGTCAGATTAACCAGATGCAGCAGTTTTTTGCAAGCTCCATTAAAATCCGCAGCTTAAACGATGAGGAAGCGCAAATTCAGGACAAAGCTGCCCTTGATATCCCCAAATTCGATGGCAAGGTTGCCTTTAAAAATGTTATTTTCTCCTTCGAAGACGGAGAAAGAGTGTTAAAATACATAAACTTCACCGCAAACCCCGGCGATACGGTTGCCATCATCGGTCCTACCGGCTCGGGTAAGACAGCACTTGTTAACCTGATTCCCCGATTTTACGATCCGCTAATGGGCTCGGTTTATATCGACGGCATCAATGTAAAGGATATTAAAATTTCGGCACTCCGTAAAAATATCGGTATTGCCATGCAGGACGTGTTCCTGTTTTCGGATACCATTAAGGAAAACATTGCCTACGGTACGCCGGGCGCAACCATGGACGATATTATCCGCGTAGCCAAGGCGGCAGACGCCCATGAATTTATTTCCGCAATGCCGGACGGCTACGACACGGTCGTGGGCGAGCGCGGTGTGGGCTTGTCAGGCGGTCAGAAGCAGAGAATTGCCCTTGCCCGTGCCCTTTTACGGGATGCGTCTATCTTAATTTTAGACGATACCACCTCTGCCCTTGACATGGAAACCGAGCATTCCATTCAGGAAACTTTAAAGAAAAATTATAAGAAGATGACAACCTTTGTCATTGCACACCGTATTTCGTCGGTTAAAAATGCCGATTTGATTTTGGTGCTTTATAACGGGCGTATTATTGAATGGGGCAAGCATGACGAGCTGGTGGCACAAAAGGGCTACTACAGCGCGGTTTGCGATACCCAGTACGGCAACATCAACGATACAGAATATGAGGGCGATACCACCTTCGATGATTTCGTATTTACGAAGGGAGGTCTGAAATAATGGCTAAACGTAATACCTTTAACCAGGACGAAGAAAGAACAGTCAAAATTGACGGCAAACGCGCCGTGCGTCTTTTGAAATATGCATTGCCCTTTAAAAAGACCTTGCTGATTGTGCTGGTGTTTATGCTGATTTCAAGCGTATTGGGTCTTTTAGGCCCCATGCTCTTAAAATTTGTTATTGACGATTTTATTCCGAACGATAACTTTGGTGCATTATGGATTACAGCAGGTGCATTGGTGGCCATTCACATCATCGGTGCGCTCATTACCCGTTACCGCACCCTGCACATCAACCGCGTAGGACAGGAAATGGTGCGCAACATCCGTCACGATGTGTTTGCGCATTTACAGGAATTGCCCTTAAGCTATTTCGACAGCAGACCCCACGGCAAAATCATGTCCCGTGTTATCAACTATGTCAATGCCCTTTCCGACCTTTTAACCAACGGATTAGTAGACATTGTAGTTCAGCTTTTCTCGCTGGTGGTTGTGGTTGTGTTTATGTTCTCGCTTAACGCCACCTTCACATGGATTTGTCTTGCAGGTATGCCTGTATTTTTCCTGATTCAGACGGTGCTCCGCCGTTTCCACAAACGTGCATGGCAGAAGTATTCGGATAAAAACAGCAACTTGAATGCCTATATCCATGAAAGCATTGCAGGTATCCGCGTAACCCAGTCCTTTGCCAGGGAAGACAAGAATCTTGGCATATTCTACGGACTTTGTAAGGATACCCGTTCATCCATGATGCAGGCAAGCTTAATCAGCCACACATTGGCAAACATTGTTGAAATGATTACGGTGTTGACCACCGCAGGCGTTTATATTGTGGGCGTTTGGCAGGTTTCGGGCAATGTGCTGGAGGTGGGTGCACTTATCGCCTTTACCGGCTACATCGGCCGTTTCTGGTCGCCTGTTACCTATTTTGCAAACTTCTATAACTCTATTATTACCGCCATGGCACATGCAGAGCGCATTGTGGAAATGATGGAGGAGCCGGTTGTGATTGAAAACCAGCCCGATGCCATCCGACTGCCGAATGTGGAAGGCAGAGTGGATTTTGAAAACGTAACCTTCCGCTATGAAGAGGGCGAACGCAATATTTTACAAAACACCTCCTTCCATGTGGAGCCGGGTCAGAAAATCGCTTTAGTCGGTCCTACCGGCGCCGGTAAGAGTACCGTTATCAATATCTTAGCCCGTTTTTACGATATTCAGGAGGGTAAAGTTTCCATTGACGGTCACGATATCAAGCATGTAACGCTCGAGTCTTTGCGCAGACAGATGGGCATTATGCTGCAAGACAGCGTGCTGTTTACGGGTACAATCTTAGACAATATCCGCTACAGCAAGCCCAATGCATCCTTAGAAGAAGTGGTACGTGCGGCAAAAGCGGTATCTGCCCATGACTTTATCAAGGAACTGCCCAACGGCTACCGTACAGAGGTTACAGAGCGCGGTGCAACCTTCTCCGCAGGGCAGAGACAGTTAATTGCCTTTGCAAGAGCAATTTTGGCAGACCCTGCCATCTTGATTTTAGACGAAGCAACTTCATCCATTGATACCGAAACCGAACAGATTCTGCAAAAGAGTGTGGAAGCCTTAATGAAAGGCAGAACCTCTTTTGTGGTGGCACACAGACTCTCCACCATCAAAAACAGTGATAAAATTCTGTATATTTCGGACGGCGATGTGCAGGAAAGCGGTACGCATGAGGAATTGCTTGCTTTAAAAGGCAAATACTACGAGCTTTATATGTCCCAGTACAAATTCCTGGACGTATAATGCGCAAGAATGTTATATCAGTGCAACATAGTGTTATTGACACTCTAAAATTATTTATGTTATAATAAATGCAACGGAAAACAATTCCGTTGCATTTTCATTTAGGAGTGAAAGAAATGAAAAAAGAGAACTTACTTTTTAAAGATTTCCCGCACTTTTTACATGGCGGAGACTATAATCCCGAGCAGTGGATTGCAACGCCCGAAATCTGGGACGAGGATATGAAGCTCATGAAAGAAGCCAACTGTAACGAAATGACGGTTGGTATTTTCTCCTGGGCAGAGCTTGAACCGGAGGAAGGAAAATTTAATTTTGGCTGGCTGGATACCATTATTGATAAGGTATATGCAAACGGTGGCAG
This genomic stretch from Clostridia bacterium harbors:
- the rplL gene encoding 50S ribosomal protein L7/L12, whose translation is MSEKITAMIEEIKTLTVLELSELVKAIEEEFGVSAAAPVAVVGAAAPGAAAAEEKSDFDVVLAEAGAEKIKVIKVVRELTGLGLKEAKDLVDGAPKTLKEAVAKDAAEEMKAKLEEVGAKVELK
- a CDS encoding copper amine oxidase N-terminal domain-containing protein, yielding MKKRVFGLILAVVLLVSALPAFAQTYNLQDLGVSYDLPDTWKQVSGEGAMFTYQHQNNPSEVISITVGDMPGMTDVSQYPKDQLEGLCAELLSDNAIAQRYAQAMGMNIYVQEDEVSKQYAHWNTNNFYTYEKFFYIWTDGVEKIKLYHGVFIAIANEKMYVFEYRHNNTGIHSADFSAFIKSLQFADTTIKIYINNQQIFPDSNPVLVNDRTLVPIRAVAEAMGYTVNWYEEQQLVELVSPKNGNVLIFGIDKSNYARGHVNAAPEAYTFSMLDVPAQIIGSRTYLPLRAVAEGMDAVVRWDGTTNSVHITY
- a CDS encoding ABC transporter ATP-binding protein, with amino-acid sequence MEAIKWLCKFLKGHWGKIIFSAVIIFLHVVAVFVTPYISGYLVDSIVSGDMFTGNTKKILTTAIALLIGGSLVRQITWYIRCLLMEWTAQTVVMNIRGALFERLQKLDFGFFSSNRTGDLMARMTGDMDAIRLVISSTIPCLLQQVLVFVVGVGTVFFVSPILGCSLMLLVPLITFLVFKMAKTNKPIFINMREAMAKLNSMVEENISGNRVVKAYNKQKEEIKKFDEFNNGYSNAFLDFAKSYAKFYPLIHFLVEMFTVLVILVGGTVVILGHASIGQLTTVNGILWCITTPILTLPGQINQMQQFFASSIKIRSLNDEEAQIQDKAALDIPKFDGKVAFKNVIFSFEDGERVLKYINFTANPGDTVAIIGPTGSGKTALVNLIPRFYDPLMGSVYIDGINVKDIKISALRKNIGIAMQDVFLFSDTIKENIAYGTPGATMDDIIRVAKAADAHEFISAMPDGYDTVVGERGVGLSGGQKQRIALARALLRDASILILDDTTSALDMETEHSIQETLKKNYKKMTTFVIAHRISSVKNADLILVLYNGRIIEWGKHDELVAQKGYYSAVCDTQYGNINDTEYEGDTTFDDFVFTKGGLK
- a CDS encoding ABC transporter ATP-binding protein encodes the protein MAKRNTFNQDEERTVKIDGKRAVRLLKYALPFKKTLLIVLVFMLISSVLGLLGPMLLKFVIDDFIPNDNFGALWITAGALVAIHIIGALITRYRTLHINRVGQEMVRNIRHDVFAHLQELPLSYFDSRPHGKIMSRVINYVNALSDLLTNGLVDIVVQLFSLVVVVVFMFSLNATFTWICLAGMPVFFLIQTVLRRFHKRAWQKYSDKNSNLNAYIHESIAGIRVTQSFAREDKNLGIFYGLCKDTRSSMMQASLISHTLANIVEMITVLTTAGVYIVGVWQVSGNVLEVGALIAFTGYIGRFWSPVTYFANFYNSIITAMAHAERIVEMMEEPVVIENQPDAIRLPNVEGRVDFENVTFRYEEGERNILQNTSFHVEPGQKIALVGPTGAGKSTVINILARFYDIQEGKVSIDGHDIKHVTLESLRRQMGIMLQDSVLFTGTILDNIRYSKPNASLEEVVRAAKAVSAHDFIKELPNGYRTEVTERGATFSAGQRQLIAFARAILADPAILILDEATSSIDTETEQILQKSVEALMKGRTSFVVAHRLSTIKNSDKILYISDGDVQESGTHEELLALKGKYYELYMSQYKFLDV